The following coding sequences lie in one Aythya fuligula isolate bAytFul2 chromosome 17, bAytFul2.pri, whole genome shotgun sequence genomic window:
- the HPD gene encoding 4-hydroxyphenylpyruvate dioxygenase, with protein MGFEELAYRGLETGSREVVSHVIKQDKIVFVLSSALNPGNEEMGEHLVKHGDGVKDVAFEVEDCDFIVQKAKERGAVVVKEPWVEEDKFGKVKFAVIQTYGDTTHTLIEKLNYKGLFLPGYHAPLFKDPLLPRLPSAKLSFVDHVVGNQPDLQMVPVADWYQKNLLFHRFWSVDDKQLHTEFSALRSIVVTNYEETIKMPINEPAFGKKKSQIQEYIDYYGGAGVQHIALNTSDIISAITNLKQRGMQFMDVPSSYYQLLRERLKAAKIKVKENIDKLEELKILVDFDEKGYLLQIFTKPVQDRPTVFLEVIQRHNHQGFGAGNFKSLFEAIEIDQDARGNLTVLSPNGESERM; from the exons ATGGGCTTCGAGGAGCTGGCGTACCGGGGGCTGGAGACGGGCAGCCGGGAGGTGGTGTCGCACGTCATCAAGCAGGACAAG ATCGTGTTCGTTCTCTCATCTGCACTCAACCCGGGGAATGAAG AGATGGGCGAGCACCTGGTGAAGCACGGGGACGGGGTGAAGGACGTGGCCTTCGAAGTGGAGGACTGCGACTTCATTGTGCAG AAAGCCAAGGAGCGTGGAGCCGTGGTGGTGAAGGAGCCCTGGGTGGAGGAGGACAAGTTCGGGAAGGTGAAGTTCGCTGTCATCCAGACG TACGGCGACACCACCCACACCTTGATAGAGAAGCTCAACTACAAGGGGCTCTTCCTGCCTGGGTACCACGCGCCCCTCTTCAAGGACCCCCTGCTGCCTAGGCT GCCGAGCGCCAAACTGAGCTTCGTGGACCATGTGGTGGGCAACCAGCCCGACCTCCAGATGGTCCCAGTGGCTGACTG GTACCAGAAGAACCTCCTCTTCCACCGCTTCTGGTCGGTGGACGACAAGCAGCTGCACACCGAGTTCAGCGCCCTGCGCTCCATCGTGGTCACCAACTACGAGGAGACCATTAAGATGCCCATCAACGAGCCAGCGTTCGGCAAGAAGAAATCCCAGATTCAG GAATACATCGACTACTATGGAGGGGCTGGAGTCCAGCACATCGCGCTCAACACCTCCGACATCATCTCGGCG ATCACCAACCTGAAGCAGCGTGGCATGCAGTTCATGGACGTGCCGTCCAGCTACTACCAGCTGCTGCGGGAGAGGCTGAAGGCTGCCAAAATCAAAGTGAAGGAGAACATCGACAAGCTGGAG GAACTGAAAATCCTGGTGGACTTCGATGAGAAAGGCTACCTGCTCCAGATCTTCACCAAACCAGTTCAAGACAGGCCCACGGTCTTTCTGGAGGTCATCCAGCGGCACAACCACCAG GGCTTCGGCGCCGGCAACTTCAAGTCTCTGTTCGAAGCGATAGAAATCGACCAGGACGCGCGAGGCAACCTGACGGTCCTGAGCCCCAACGGGGAGAGCGAGCGCATGTAG